The following proteins come from a genomic window of Diorhabda sublineata isolate icDioSubl1.1 chromosome 7, icDioSubl1.1, whole genome shotgun sequence:
- the LOC130446266 gene encoding nuclear pore membrane glycoprotein 210, with product MALRTLLLYLIVPLVFVSITVKCSKLNVPRVLLPIFNDFATNFTLEATEGGCYKWSTTRYDIIQITALDEDPELECSTKALVSTVTKEAARNMAVVLAEDTNTKQMLRCDVMVDAIHELRITTTTRELFMEEAPEDFEVNAYDDQGNEFSSLEGIEFDWNIVSLGPNREAVLRYIAFRDSPYETPPGIEALEKESKKGYSILLEGVKSGSAKVSVRLPYTEYKQIPVCEVQLMVVANLLITPPEAYIMKGDTIPFKIFFLKNGRMEEVELPDSQYYLEAENQQIAFSTKKTGDIIGLKEGVTRIVLRDRNVNKDDPLLKLPAANLHVVEPDYLVLNILPHKNWAILVADHHDIVAELYTVDDHKIFIGNFVKIEMEVTPEFVVVEKSLNGSWLTGYGVKPCVAVVQASLDSVKSEKIGKVSFNKPINARNDILIFPRISIIPSEVILPWDPVTRPKYEISLTAKGGDGKFMWISTDNSLGMVSQSGHVRTQSNGFFEVAAVMLRNHHNRANAKFLILPPSRLEIVEFVMEAEIGSPVYLHIALYAEQEKDGRVIHLPFSRCQELPFQIKMSDAKFRANKTATLPTVGISCGNIAMTALEIGTSKVTITYYQDGKALEDSVTLSAFKALTLVEPCNEVVLAVGTSINLVYAGGPRPMIGRAADFQRIVVSEDETIAVAIDVTDRYKPPREDTTVVEVLCRKIGETDVKLMISNTPTASNCKSQTHSVRTRINCAKPRKIVLQPELKIADSNACPMDLGSGNVVVQSTRNIDIDVSVFDESGLKFLNISSLNLGWTVEPYNSADVQVNNGAIPKNLTFGDIPISFRWYQALEPSLDRGQVVVNVTAIGYKKEVLKPYKITAESPAFITDEDHGVMVPPIFFSLSLYLVEDAVISPNILTVFNHPGNKITVPVKQGSGFFELAVSADDVAVVKYLESSKEIEITPLKSGEMTVQVIDLCLVSRPAHLIVNVVSVGIIRVEMVDKVEIAKCISVIVRLYDENDNLMNIPDPNMIDLRPEFRDNIANIYLAEENPLEPWGFGEVHYVITGVELGDTKLVFSVTGSEEEVHSAPLDLQVFEPLKLSPKNGSLIINSKMQIFSKGGPTPDVNIVFHTESKIIKVTEKGVIIGKSLGVARIYGRSIGVHPFSGQSIIYAEDYVEIQVVKLTGIKVVAPLTRFKVGAIVPFWAWGVPNISPMVLGAFDDPPIIFKWNVDDKLLVDLSGVFHPVGVFKKKLDRVGAKVTGLQVGKTKLFVNATVPGATCNIMNLETITLSSWIEIEIIPEFLLTKPKNLPANPLLIAPFSQLQLETNMEGSTTTKITYLLPGEHTISTDVLANPFATGDVIVSISPTGLLQSYGVLGQTLLIVTAIDELGLKQRLTMVVEVRAIQYMNLIVTANWHIHSDSQLRTVPLGTEFMIRATFHDNVGNKFHAGPKELKIRTSRCDLLKIVESKEDASVIVYTKHSGSTMVKGWAEGIQQTADYMKIHVEQSVRPNLDSLTSGDVICLWTPVVNEYNVPGTWKSSDDSLLHINPALDIGFVGNKEGVVVVTHSLLRSAPIYIQVHIVSEIEFLESPNIMLTNGEIHSVVRVVLVLQNENTVGIKTNNLIQGWRCRSDIRKIVRPTGFKCFIDFSNTSVPITIDRLFNITPSWVPDTGQYACKLINLGVNGTDISVLRTNVLLWATTGDGQTTSKNVTLKFLPGVYTVTEIILENSYVGEFVVIGLPEVLKQLDVSPADSSILYVDSGSSVNETATKYEIQLIDYHWRLANLEEAMGIIIISPITKQEIKILVRVSGQLEKNVCVPSRSPVLSFLKTYKYALATAAVMLLIFFLTFYFYSNYMQPVVNVNLNSTRSMLTNSLQTSPVSCQTQAQCAALRASMPTHQCNFCANRRISPDVSRFYPRTTGHPNTSRSPCTANCNREPIYGDVSTFYTSPEVRTNRRMM from the exons atggCGCTACGAActttattactatatttaatTGTTCCGTTAGTATTCGTGAGTATTACCGTAAAGTGTTCGAAATTAAATGTTCCGCGAGTATTACTACCCATCTTCAATGACTTTGCAACAAATTTTACTTTGGAAGCTACAGAAGGAGGTTGCTACAAATG GAGTACAACTAGATATGATATAATACAAATAACCGCCTTAGATGAAGATCCTGAATTGGAATGCTCAACTAAGGCCCTAGTGAGTACTGTAACAAAAGAAGCAGCAAGGAATATGGCTGTTGTTTTAGCCGAAGATACCAATACCAAACAAATGCTCAGATGTGATGTTATGGTAGATGCTATTCATGAACTAAGGATCACCACTACAACAAGAGAGCTTTTCATGGAAGAGGCACCAGAAGACTTTGAAGTTAATGCTTATGATGATCAGG gtAATGAGTTTTCTTCACTAGAAGGAATAGAGTTTGATTGGAATATAGTATCTTTGGGTCCAAATAGAGAAGCTGTTTTACGATATATTGCATTTAGAGATTCTCCATATGAAACTCCTCCTGGTATAGAAGCTCTAGAGAAAGAATCAAAAAAGGGATACTCTATACTACTAGAGGGAGTAAAAAGTGGATCTGCTAAA GTCAGCGTACGATTACCTTACACTGAATATAAACAAATACCAGTTTGTGAGGTACAGCTAATGGTTGTAGCAAATTTGTTGATAACACCCCCAGAAGCTTACATAATGAAAGGAGACACAattcctttcaaaatatttttt ttgaaaaatggTAGGATGGAAGAAGTGGAATTGCCAGATTCTCAGTACTATCTTGAAGCAGAAAATCAACAAATCGCTTTTTCGACAAAAAAAACTGGAGATATAATAGGATTAAAAGAAGGTGTGACTAGGATTGTTTTAAGGGATAGAAACGTCAACAAAGACGATCCTCTGTTAAAATTACCAGCTGCGAATCTCCATGTTGTTGAACCGGATTAtttagttttgaatattttacctCACAAAAATTGGGCTATACTTGTCGCTGATCATCATGATATAGTAGCAGAGTTATACACAGT ggatgatcacaaaatatttattgggaattttgtaaaaatagaaATGGAAGTAACTCCAGAGTTTGTGGTAGTTGAGAAGTCTTTGAATGGTAGTTGGCTTACAGGTTATGGTGTTAAACCATGTGTTGCAGTAGTCCAAGCCAGTCTAGATAGTGTGAAGAGCGAAAAAATTGGCAAAGTCTCTTTTAATAAACCAATTAACGCCAGAAATgacattttaatatttccaaGGATCAGTATCATACCTTCTGAAGTTATTTTACCTTGGGATCCTGTGACAAGACCAAA gTATGAAATATCACTAACGGCGAAAGGAGGTGACGGTAAATTCATGTGGATTAGTACAGATAACTCCCTAGGTATGGTTAGCCAATCTGGACACGTAAGAACCCAGTCAAATGGATTTTTTGAAGTAGCAGCCGTAATGTTACGTAACCATCACAACAGAGCAAACGctaaatttctcattttaccTCCATCACGTTTAGAAATCGTTGAGTTCGTTATGGAAGCCGAAATCGGTTCTCCTGTATATCTACATATAGCATTGTACGCCGAACAGGAAAAAGATGGTCGAGTTATTCATCTGCCTTTTAGTAGATGTCAAGAATTgccttttcaaataaaaatgtccGATGCAAAGTTTAGGGCTAACAAGACTGCGACATTGCCGACTGTGGGAATTTCTTGCGGCAACATTGCGATGACTGCCTTAGAAATTGGTACCAGTaag GTTACCATAACATACTACCAAGATGGAAAAGCGTTAGAAGATTCAGTCACTTTGAGTGCCTTTAAAGCCTTAACTCTCGTAGAACCATGTAATGAAGTTGTACTGGCCGTTGGTACCAGTATTAACTTAGTATATGCTGGAGGTCCTCGACCAATGATCGGTCGTGCTGCAGATTTTCAACGTATCGTCGTCAGTGAAGATGAAACAATAGCTGTAGCCATTGATGTTACCGATAGATATAAACCTCCAAGAGAAGATACTACCGTGGTGGAGGTATTATGtcgaaaaattggagaaacTGATGTAAAATTGATGATAAGCAATACACCGACAGCTTCAAACTGCAAATCGCAAACACATAGTGTAAGAACGAGAATAAATTGTGCCAAACCGAGGAAAATAGTTCTGCAACCCGAATTAAAAATAGCCGATAGCAACGCGTGTCCCATGGATTTGGGTTCTGGTAACGTCGTAGTACAAAGTACAAGAAATATTGACATCGACGTTTCTGTTTTCGACGAGTCCGGactaaaatttttgaacattagTAGTTTAAACCTAGGTTGGACAGTTGAACCTTATAATAGTGCTGACGTACAAGTTAATAATGGagcaattccaaaaaatttgacttttggtgATATACCAATTTCTTTTAGATGGTATCAAGCTCTAGAACCGAGTCTTGATAGAGGACAGGTAGTTGTTAATGTTACTGCTATTGGATACAAAAAAGAG GTACTTAAACCATACAAAATAACTGCAGAATCTCCTGCATTTATCACCGATGAGGACCACGGGGTAATGGTACCCCCGATTTTCTTCTCCCTGTCTCTTTATTTAGTTGAAGACGCCGTCATCTCGCCGAATATATTAACTGTATTCAACCACCCCGGAAATAAAATCACCGTACCCGTGAAACAAGGTTCCGGTTTCTTTGAACTAGCCGTAAGCGCCGATGACGTGGCTGTCGTTAAATATTTGGAATCATCGAAAGAGATAGAAATAACGCCTCTTAAATCAGGCGAAATGACAGTTCAAGTTATAGATTTATGTTTAGTATCGCGACCTGCTCATTTGATAGTAAATGTCGTATCTGTTGGTATTATAAGAGTGGAGATGGTCGACAAAGTGGAAATCGCTAAATGTATATCAGTCATTGTTAGATTATATGATGAAAATGATAATCTAATGAATATACCCGATCCGAATATGATTGATCTGAGGCCTGAATTTAGGGATAATATTGCTAATATCTATTTGGCGGAAGAAAATCCATTGGAACCATGGGGCTTCGGAGAAGTTCACTACGTTATTACAg GTGTGGAATTGGGAGATACAAAACTCGTATTTTCGGTAACTGGTAGTGAAGAAGAAGTACACAGCGCGCCGTTGGATTTGCAAGTTTTTGAACCTTTGAAATTATCTCCGAAAAATGGTTCTCTCATCATCAACTCTAAAATGCAGATCTTTTCTAAAGGCGGACCAACACCCGACGTTAACATCGTTTTTCATacagaatcaaaaataataa AGGTAACCGAGAAAGGAGTTATAATTGGTAAATCACTAGGAGTTGCGAGAATATATGGAAGATCCATTGGTGTGCATCCATTTAGTGGACAGAGTATTATTTACGCAGAA GACTATGTGGAAATACAAGTAGTTAAACTCACTGGAATTAAAGTTGTGGCACCCTTGACGAGATTTAAAGTAGGCGCAATAGTGCCGTTTTGGGCTTGGGGTGTACCAAATATTTCACCAATGGTCTTGGGAGCTTTCGACGATCCACCGATAATATTCAAGTGGAATGTAGATGATAAATTATTGGTCGATCTTAGTGGCGTGTTTCATCCTGTTggtgtttttaagaaaaaattagacAGG GTTGGAGCTAAAGTGACGGGTCTTCAAGTAGGAAAAACGAAATTATTCGTTAATGCCACTGTACCAGGAGCTACTTGCAACATTATGAATTTGGAAACTATTACGTTATCTAGTTGGATAGAAATCGAAATTATACCGGAATTTCTATTGACAAAGCCTAAAAATTTGCCGGCAAACCCGCTGCTTATAGCTCCATTTTCACAACTTCAACTAGAAACTAATATGGAAGGAAGTACTACCACCAAAATAACATATCT ATTACCCGGTGAACATACAATATCAACCGACGTTTTAGCAAATCCATTTGCTACCGGTGATGTAATTGTATCGATTAGTCCGACAGGTCTTCTACAATCTTACGGAGTTCTTGGGCAAACGTTGTTAATCGTCACTGCAATAGACGAATTAGGTCTTAAACAACGACTAACGATGGTAGTAGAAGTGAGAGCCATCCAGTATATGAATTTGATAGTTACTGCAAATTGGCATATTCATTCTGATAG TCAACTGCGAACAGTTCCATTGGGTACCGAATTCATGATCAGGGCTACTTTTCATGATAATGTCGGTAATAAATTCCATGCGGGTCCGAAAGAATTGAAAATCAGGACTAGTCGTTGCGATTTGTTGAAAATCGTAGAAAGTAAAGAAGACGCATCTGTTATTGTTTACACGAAACACTCTGGATCTACTATGGTAAAAGGTTGGGCTGAAG GTATCCAACAAACTGCtgattatatgaaaattcatgTGGAACAATCAGTACGACCAAATTTGGATAGTCTTACAAGCGGTGACGTAATTTGCCTTTGGACTCCGGTGGTTAACGAATACAACGTTCCGGGTACATGGAAAAGTAGTGACGACTCTCTCTTACACATCAATCCAGCATTGGATATAGGATTTGTTGGTAACAAGGAAGGAGTGGTCGTCGTGACACATTCTTTATTGAGAAGCGCTCCTATCTACATACAAGTGCACATTGTTAGTGAAATAGAATTTCTGGAATCCCCTAATATAATGTTGACAAATGGAGAAATTCATAGCGTTGTAAGAGTGGTGTTAGTACTACAAAATGAGAATACCGTCGGCATCAAAACCAATAACTTA ATTCAAGGCTGGAGGTGTCGGTCGGATATAAGGAAAATAGTAAGACCGACAGGattcaaatgttttattgaTTTCTCAAACACTTCAGTACCAATTACTATCGATCGTTTGTTTAACATTACTCCTAGTTGGGTACCAGATACTG GTCAATATGCTTGTAAACTAATTAATCTTGGAGTCAATGGAACGGACATATCAGTACTAAGAACCAATGTTTTACTTTGGGCTACCACAGGTGATGGCCAAACAACCTCCAAAAATGTAACCTTAAAGTTTTTGCCAGGCGTTTATACTGTTACTGagatcattttggaaaatagttACGTAGGGGAATTTGTAGTTATTGGTTTACCAGAAGTTCTAAAACAATTGGAT GTTTCTCCAGCAGATAGTAGTATATTATACGTAGATAGCGGTAGTTCAGTCAATGAAACTGCAACGAAATATGAGATACAATTAATAGATTATCACTGGAGATTGGCTAATTTAGAAGAAGCAATGGgcattataataatttcaccaATAACCAAACAGGAAATCAAG ATCTTGGTCAGAGTTAGTGGACAATTGGAAAAAAACGTATGTGTACCTAGTCGATCACCAGTACTGTCATTCTTAAAGACCTACAAGTACGCTCTAGCAACTGCAGCagtaatgttattaattttcttcCTAACATTCTACT TCTATTCCAACTATATGCAACCCGTCGTAAACGTCAACCTAAATTCTACTAGATCGATGTTAACTAATAGTTTACAAACATCACCAGTATCATGTCAAACGCAAGCTCAGTGCGCCGCCCTGAGAGCGTCTATGCCCACTCATCAGTGTAACTTCTGTGCAAATAGAAGAATATCTCCTGATGTCTCCAGATTCTATCCGAGAACTACAGGACATCCAAATACATCACGATCGCCTTGTACGGCTAATTGTAACAGAGAACCGATTTATGGAGATGTCAGTACGTTTTACACTAGTCCCGAAGTTAGGACAAATAGAAGAATGATGTAA
- the LOC130446710 gene encoding uncharacterized protein LOC130446710 has product MSKVHEFNVTMTCDGCSGAVERVLGKLKGKGVDEVTISLENQRVKVKSSLSAEEILNVIKKTGKEVTFVSST; this is encoded by the coding sequence ATGTCCAAGGTTCATGAATTTAACGTAACCATGACCTGTGATGGTTGTTCTGGAGCAGTGGAACGAGTTCTTGGAAAGTTGAAAGGCAAAGGTGTAGATGAAGTTACTATTAGTTTAGAAAATCAAAGAGTAAAAGTTAAATCCTCTTTGTCAGCAGAAGAAATCTTGaatgttataaagaaaactggAAAAGAAGTTACATTCGTGTCTTctacataa
- the LOC130446709 gene encoding tubulin beta chain produces MREIVHIQAGQCGNQIGAKFWEVISDEHGIDPTGTYHGDSDLQLERINVYYNEATGGKYVPRAVLVDLEPGTMDSVRSGPFGQIFRPDNFVFGQSGAGNNWAKGHYTEGAELVDSVLDVVRKEAEGCDCMQGFQLTHSLGGGTGSGLGTLLISKIREEYPDRIMNTFSVVPSPKVSDTVVEPYNATLSVHQLVENTDETYCIDNEALYDICFRTLKLTTPTYGDLNHLVSATMSGVTTCLRFPGQLNSDLRKLAVNMVPFPRLHFFMPGFAPLTSRGSQQYRALTVPELVLQMFDAKNMMAACDPRHGRYLTVAAIFRGRMSMKEVDEQMLNIQNKNSSYFVEWIPNNVKTAVCDIPPRGLKMSSTFIGNSTCIQELFKRISEQFTAMFRRKAFLHWYTGEGMDEMEFTEAESNMNDLVSEYQQYQDATAEEEGEFDEEEEGDEGEN; encoded by the exons atgcGAGAAATTGTTCATATTCAAGCTGGTCAATGTGGAAATCAAATTGGTGCAAAA ttctGGGAAGTTATTTCGGACGAACATGGAATAGACCCCACAGGAACGTATCATGGTGATTCTGATTTACAGTTGGAAAGAATAAATGTATACTACAATGAAGCTACGGGGGGAAAGTATGTGCCTAGAGCAGTATTGGTGGATTTGGAGCCTGGTACGATGGATTCTGTCAGATCCGGACCTTTTGGCCAAATCTTCAGACCTGACAATTTCGTCTTTGGTCAAAGCGGAGCAGGAAACAATTGGGCAAAAGGTCATTACACAGAAGGAGCGGAACTTGTCGATTCAGTTTTAGATGTAGTCAGAAAAGAAGCTGAAGGTTGTGACTGCATGCAAGGATTTCAGTTGACTCATTCACTAGGAGGAGGTACGGGGTCCGGCTTGGGTACATTACTAATATCTAAAATAAGAGAGGAATATCCAGATAGGATTATGAATACTTTTTCTGTAGTGCCATCACCGAAAGTATCAGATACAGTTGTAGAACCATATAATGCCACGTTATCAGTTCATCAACTGGTAGAAAATACAGATGAAACTTACTGTATCGATAATGAGGCTTTATACGATATTTGCTTCAGAACATTGAAGCTCACGACTCCAACTTACGGTGATTTGAATCACTTAGTATCTGCTACAATGTCTGGAGTTACCACATGCCTAAGATTTCCCGGTCAATTGAATTCAGATTTGAGGAAGTTAGCTGTAAATATGGTTCCCTTTCCACGTCTTCACTTTTTTATGCCTGGTTTTGCTCCACTAACATCCAGAGGTAGTCAACAATATCGAGCTCTTACTGTTCCCGAACTCGTGTTGCAAATGTTTGACGCTAAAAATATGATGGCTGCATGTGATCCTCGTCACGGAAGATATCTAACTGTTGCTGCAATATTCAGAGGTAGGATGTCGATGAAGGAAGTCGACGAACAGatgttgaatattcaaaataagaataGCAGTTATTTTGTAGAATGGATTCCAAATAATGTAAAAACTGCTGTTTGTGATATTCCACCTAGAGGTCTAAAAATGTCCTCTACGTTTATAGGAAATTCTACTTGTATCCAAGAGTTATTCAAAAGAATATCAGAGCAATTCACAGCCATGTTTCGAAGAAAAGCGTTCTTGCATTGGTATACTGGAGAAGGAATGGACGAAATGGAATTCACCGAAGCGGAAAGTAACATGAATGATTTAGTGTCCGAATATCAACAATACCAGGATGCAACTGCAGAAGAGGAAGGTGaatttgatgaagaagaagaggGCGACGAAGGTGAAAATTAA